Proteins encoded by one window of Halorubrum ruber:
- a CDS encoding TIGR01548 family HAD-type hydrolase, translating to MQVDAAVLDIDGVLVDVADSYRRAILESVDRVCGKPIDRDAVQAFKDAGGFNNDWELTDAAALFVLARREGLRMDVDEFTDRVSELGGGLDAAKEVVGDLPRVAQARVRDQWDRDALRETFQALYLGAELYRELEGGEPPIEAEGYIHDEPTLVDPETIADLTERFDVGVLTGRPAAEAEIALERVGLDVPEERRFTMDDWEEGKPHPRALVELAERFDVERVAFAGDTLDDVRTARNADETDETRVYYGIGVLTGGLTGEEGREKFANAGADAVIDDVNELVELLE from the coding sequence ATGCAGGTCGACGCAGCCGTCCTCGACATCGACGGGGTGTTGGTCGACGTGGCGGACTCCTACCGTCGGGCGATCCTCGAATCGGTCGACCGCGTCTGCGGCAAGCCGATCGACCGCGACGCGGTCCAGGCGTTCAAGGACGCCGGCGGGTTCAACAACGACTGGGAGCTGACGGACGCGGCCGCGCTGTTCGTGTTGGCCCGCCGCGAGGGGCTCCGGATGGACGTCGACGAGTTCACCGACCGCGTCAGCGAACTCGGCGGCGGCCTCGACGCGGCCAAGGAGGTCGTCGGCGACCTCCCGCGGGTCGCGCAGGCCCGCGTCCGCGACCAGTGGGACCGGGACGCGCTCCGCGAGACGTTCCAGGCGCTGTACCTCGGCGCGGAGCTGTACCGCGAGTTAGAGGGCGGCGAGCCGCCGATCGAGGCGGAGGGGTACATCCACGACGAGCCGACGCTCGTCGACCCCGAGACGATCGCCGACCTCACCGAGCGGTTCGACGTGGGCGTTCTCACCGGGCGCCCGGCCGCGGAGGCGGAGATCGCCTTAGAGCGCGTCGGGCTCGACGTGCCCGAGGAGCGACGCTTCACGATGGACGACTGGGAGGAGGGGAAACCGCACCCCAGAGCGCTCGTCGAGCTCGCCGAGCGGTTCGACGTCGAGCGCGTCGCGTTCGCGGGCGACACCCTCGACGACGTGCGGACCGCGCGCAACGCCGACGAGACCGACGAGACGCGCGTCTACTACGGTATCGGCGTGCTGACGGGCGGGCTGACCGGCGAGGAAGGCCGCGAGAAGTTCGCAAACGCCGGGGCCGACGCGGTGATCGACGACGTGAACGAGCTGGTGGAACTGCTGGAGTAG
- a CDS encoding group I intron-associated PD-(D/E)XK endonuclease: protein MSNRCERFASLEEPQKRGQAAEAIVKSELVSRGISVLTPDYDNEPYDIVAEIDDSFYRIQIKTAFEATTNGAVRFRTRSTRTKSSGYEREGYGGSIDLFAVYAPTCDETYLIPIEETAKTQMTIRYERPKNGNVKNINWHENYLLDEVLPSLSSNPTT from the coding sequence ATGTCGAATCGGTGCGAACGATTTGCTTCACTCGAAGAGCCACAGAAGCGCGGCCAAGCAGCAGAAGCGATCGTAAAATCGGAACTTGTGAGCCGCGGGATCTCTGTTCTGACCCCTGATTACGACAATGAACCGTACGATATTGTCGCCGAGATTGACGATTCGTTCTACCGAATTCAAATAAAAACCGCATTCGAAGCGACGACTAACGGCGCGGTACGATTCCGAACACGGAGTACTCGGACGAAGAGCTCAGGGTACGAGCGGGAAGGATACGGAGGGTCCATTGACCTCTTCGCCGTCTACGCTCCAACGTGTGATGAAACGTATCTGATTCCCATCGAAGAGACCGCTAAAACACAAATGACAATTCGGTACGAACGTCCGAAAAACGGCAACGTGAAAAACATCAACTGGCACGAAAACTACCTCCTTGACGAGGTACTGCCCTCACTCAGTTCCAACCCGACAACATAA
- the cca gene encoding CCA tRNA nucleotidyltransferase: MDELEAVLSRVRERVLPEPEERERLRETAATLTERAREAIADLPVEADVVQVGSTARGTWVAGDRDIDLFVRFDVDLDRAELEEYGLDVGHAVLPDGHEEFAEHPYVKGSYEGFDVDLVPCHDVERAAELVSAVDRTPFHDAYLSARLDDDLAADVVLAKAFLKGIGAYGSDLRTEGFSGYLTELLVLELGGFVPLVESARSWHPPVEFDPEGHAEHTFEDPLVVVDPTDPTRNVAAVLSAANLARFQHYARELLAAPSEALFEPDDPEPLDSREVRAHLDRRGTTPVAVVFDAPDVVDDQLWPQLRRSLDGIVGGLNERGFDVLRARAMTDAAGAAGAAGTPETSDAEETAERDGADEPTRAALYAELEVTERPTVERHEGPPVAVRKHAASFYESYVDDVDPDTYGPFIDGDRYVVEREREFATVREYLESDAASDVALGAQVEPAFDDRDVLVGEAVATLAPAFGRPLREFYEPRP, encoded by the coding sequence ATGGACGAGTTGGAGGCGGTGCTGTCGCGGGTCCGCGAGCGGGTCCTCCCGGAGCCCGAGGAGCGCGAGCGGCTGCGCGAGACGGCCGCGACGCTGACCGAGCGGGCCCGCGAGGCGATCGCCGACCTCCCGGTCGAGGCCGACGTGGTCCAGGTCGGGTCGACCGCGCGCGGCACGTGGGTCGCCGGCGACCGCGACATCGACCTGTTCGTCCGGTTCGACGTGGACCTCGACCGTGCCGAGTTAGAGGAGTACGGCCTCGACGTCGGCCACGCGGTCCTCCCCGACGGCCACGAGGAGTTCGCCGAACACCCGTACGTGAAGGGGAGCTACGAGGGGTTCGACGTCGACCTCGTCCCCTGTCATGACGTTGAGAGGGCCGCCGAGCTGGTCTCCGCCGTCGACCGCACGCCGTTCCACGACGCGTACCTCTCCGCGCGGCTCGACGACGACCTCGCCGCGGACGTGGTGCTGGCGAAGGCGTTCCTGAAGGGGATCGGCGCGTACGGGAGCGACCTCCGCACCGAGGGGTTCTCGGGATACCTCACGGAGCTACTCGTGTTGGAGCTCGGCGGGTTCGTCCCGCTGGTCGAGTCGGCGCGGAGCTGGCACCCGCCGGTGGAGTTCGACCCCGAGGGGCACGCCGAGCACACGTTCGAGGACCCGCTCGTCGTCGTCGACCCCACCGACCCGACGCGGAACGTCGCGGCGGTGCTGTCGGCGGCGAACCTCGCGCGGTTCCAGCACTACGCGCGGGAGCTGCTCGCGGCGCCGAGCGAGGCGCTCTTCGAGCCCGACGACCCCGAACCGCTCGACTCCAGAGAGGTCCGCGCCCACCTCGACCGGCGGGGGACGACCCCGGTCGCGGTCGTCTTCGACGCGCCCGACGTGGTCGACGACCAGCTGTGGCCGCAGCTCCGGCGCTCGCTGGACGGGATCGTCGGGGGTCTCAACGAGCGCGGCTTCGACGTTCTCCGGGCGCGAGCGATGACGGACGCGGCGGGAGCGGCGGGTGCGGCGGGCACCCCCGAGACGAGCGACGCCGAGGAGACGGCCGAGCGCGACGGAGCCGACGAGCCGACGCGGGCCGCGCTGTACGCCGAATTAGAGGTGACCGAGCGCCCGACCGTGGAGCGCCACGAGGGGCCGCCGGTCGCGGTCCGGAAGCACGCCGCGAGCTTCTACGAGTCGTACGTTGACGACGTCGACCCGGACACGTACGGACCCTTCATCGACGGAGACCGGTACGTCGTCGAGCGGGAGCGGGAGTTCGCAACCGTCCGGGAGTACTTGGAGAGCGACGCCGCGAGCGACGTCGCGCTCGGGGCGCAGGTGGAGCCGGCGTTCGACGACCGCGATGTGTTGGTCGGGGAGGCGGTCGCCACGCTCGCGCCCGCGTTCGGCCGGCCGCTCCGGGAGTTCTACGAGCCGCGACCGTGA
- a CDS encoding CrcB family protein: MTVQPLLATALVGVGGALGAVFRHVVGLHVEGRRSVLVVNALGSFALGAVSAAPIGSTATLLLGVGFCGAFTTFSSFAVGTVRAASETGARAAAGIAASNLAAALAAFLLGTLLTGRLL, translated from the coding sequence ATGACGGTCCAGCCGCTCCTCGCGACGGCCCTCGTCGGCGTCGGCGGCGCGCTCGGTGCCGTCTTTCGGCACGTAGTTGGGCTCCACGTCGAGGGACGACGGTCGGTCCTCGTCGTCAACGCGCTCGGAAGCTTCGCCCTCGGCGCCGTCTCCGCCGCGCCGATCGGGTCGACGGCTACGCTGCTCCTCGGTGTCGGCTTCTGCGGCGCGTTCACGACGTTCTCCTCGTTCGCCGTCGGGACCGTTCGGGCGGCGAGCGAGACGGGCGCGCGCGCCGCCGCGGGGATCGCGGCGTCGAACCTCGCGGCCGCGCTGGCGGCGTTTCTCCTCGGAACGCTCCTCACCGGACGGCTCCTCTGA
- a CDS encoding fluoride efflux transporter FluC, producing the protein MERTPYGFLLVALGGFLGAVARHAVDVGVGRALAAGAAETGLGGLGGAPTGAGTLVANVAGSFALGLLLTRASSDQTRLFVGTGALSSFTTYSTFVADAVALGSLAGAWYVAASYATGFAAAALGLALGGRDRR; encoded by the coding sequence ATGGAACGGACGCCGTACGGGTTCCTGCTCGTCGCGCTCGGCGGGTTCCTCGGTGCGGTCGCCAGACACGCGGTCGACGTCGGGGTCGGTCGGGCCCTCGCCGCGGGCGCCGCCGAAACCGGTCTCGGGGGCCTCGGCGGCGCTCCGACCGGCGCGGGGACGCTCGTCGCGAACGTCGCCGGGTCGTTCGCGCTCGGGCTCCTGTTGACCCGCGCGTCGAGCGACCAGACCCGGCTGTTCGTCGGCACCGGCGCGCTCTCGTCGTTCACGACGTACAGCACGTTCGTCGCCGACGCGGTCGCGCTCGGGTCGCTGGCCGGCGCCTGGTACGTCGCCGCCAGCTACGCGACCGGGTTCGCCGCGGCCGCGCTCGGCCTCGCGCTCGGAGGGCGGGACCGCCGATGA
- a CDS encoding ATP-binding protein: MYVLGRDETGSDSDGETSRDGVSDRDDVSNAHRPPHTARIGSFLARDGSAGATVGVDLDRPHAGVVFGKRGTGKSYTLGVLAEEIADADGVVPVVVDPMGVFGGLEAAGGRVVDPAVRPASIPPSTWPDLLGLDPASGPGSLVWRIVADAVDGGSSPSLATLREAVAGADAPAETRRAAANHLRLAASWGVFDADTPPVASLAADGDPVVLDLAGVPDAAASAVVRAVARGLYDARIAEDLTRLPWLLVDEAHAFFDGVAEPALRTILTRGRAPGVSLVCATQRPAALPSVAVSQSDLLVSHRLTAARDVDRLAEAEATYLAGDLASRLPEGVGEALVVDDATETAHTVRIRERRTPHEGESPRARRLSDAERQ; encoded by the coding sequence GTGTACGTACTCGGCCGCGACGAGACGGGCTCCGACAGCGACGGAGAGACCAGCCGCGACGGCGTGAGCGACCGCGACGACGTAAGTAACGCCCACCGTCCCCCGCACACCGCACGGATCGGATCCTTCCTCGCTCGCGACGGGAGCGCCGGCGCGACGGTCGGCGTCGACCTCGACCGGCCGCACGCGGGGGTCGTGTTCGGGAAACGCGGGACCGGGAAGTCGTACACGCTCGGTGTCCTCGCGGAGGAAATCGCCGACGCCGACGGCGTCGTTCCGGTCGTCGTCGACCCGATGGGCGTCTTCGGCGGCCTCGAAGCGGCCGGCGGCCGCGTCGTCGACCCCGCGGTCCGCCCCGCTTCGATACCGCCCTCGACGTGGCCGGACCTGCTCGGGCTCGACCCGGCGAGCGGGCCGGGAAGTCTCGTCTGGCGCATCGTCGCGGACGCGGTCGACGGCGGCTCCTCGCCCTCGCTCGCGACGCTCCGCGAGGCGGTCGCCGGCGCCGACGCACCGGCGGAGACGCGGCGCGCAGCGGCGAACCACCTCCGGCTGGCGGCCTCGTGGGGCGTCTTCGACGCCGACACGCCGCCGGTCGCGTCCCTCGCGGCCGACGGCGACCCAGTCGTCCTCGACCTCGCCGGGGTTCCGGACGCCGCCGCGTCGGCCGTCGTCCGCGCGGTCGCTCGTGGCCTCTACGACGCGCGAATCGCCGAGGATCTCACGCGGCTCCCGTGGCTGCTCGTCGACGAGGCGCACGCCTTCTTCGACGGGGTCGCCGAGCCGGCGCTCCGGACGATCCTCACTCGGGGGCGCGCGCCCGGCGTCTCGCTGGTCTGTGCGACGCAGCGCCCGGCCGCGCTGCCGAGCGTCGCCGTCTCCCAGTCCGACCTCCTCGTCTCGCACCGGCTGACGGCCGCGCGCGACGTCGACCGCTTGGCCGAAGCGGAGGCGACGTACCTCGCTGGCGACCTCGCCTCGCGGCTCCCCGAGGGCGTCGGCGAGGCGCTCGTGGTCGACGACGCCACCGAGACGGCCCACACGGTCCGGATCAGAGAGCGGCGGACGCCGCACGAAGGGGAGAGTCCGCGCGCTCGCCGGCTGTCGGACGCGGAGCGACAGTAA
- a CDS encoding DUF7382 domain-containing protein, whose protein sequence is MSDRTHDSRTANRRTFSTDTRAIEGLPVRLVIALVVGVASLSVMMGMIGDIDGLAATELDAQPQPEVTTPGDQSIDVAVVDPDGSRVADATVIVRGGSAQIDGVVTAKTNGEGVATVDVDPELGPNQADGTLTIDIKPPAEGDFVDERGNTEVLVVEE, encoded by the coding sequence ATGTCCGATCGAACACACGACTCGCGCACCGCCAACCGCCGGACGTTCAGCACCGACACCCGCGCGATCGAGGGGCTCCCGGTCCGGCTCGTCATCGCGCTCGTCGTCGGCGTCGCCAGCCTCAGCGTGATGATGGGGATGATCGGCGACATCGACGGCTTAGCCGCGACCGAGCTCGACGCGCAGCCGCAGCCGGAGGTGACCACGCCCGGCGACCAGTCGATCGACGTCGCGGTCGTCGATCCCGACGGCTCCCGCGTCGCGGACGCGACGGTCATCGTCCGCGGCGGCTCCGCACAGATCGACGGCGTCGTCACCGCGAAGACGAACGGCGAAGGGGTCGCCACGGTCGACGTCGACCCCGAGCTCGGACCGAATCAGGCCGACGGGACGCTCACGATCGACATCAAACCGCCGGCGGAGGGCGACTTCGTCGACGAGCGGGGGAACACCGAGGTGCTCGTCGTCGAGGAGTGA
- a CDS encoding protein-L-isoaspartate O-methyltransferase family protein yields MDDASLRADMIEGLEHQIGEPIEPPVLTALQRVPRDHFVDDSPRDGIDGDDPHSLSLPTLVRLVTALDAEEGDSVLVVGAGVGYSVAMLAEIAGARRVHAVDIDRAAVHAARSNLDAAGYGAVLVDRADGADGLPAYAPYDRILLETAVVEPPRSLREQLASGGRIVYPRGAGVQTVAAIEPSPADSAPDEDPAPAGFETVETHGPARLQPMLVDGEQPGAERNRTRREDAERAERGRQRRHGWEQDWIDWDKRL; encoded by the coding sequence ATGGACGACGCGTCGCTCAGGGCGGACATGATCGAGGGGCTCGAACACCAGATCGGCGAGCCCATCGAGCCGCCCGTGTTGACCGCCCTCCAGCGCGTCCCGCGCGACCACTTCGTCGACGACTCGCCCCGCGACGGCATCGACGGCGACGACCCACACTCGCTTTCCCTCCCGACGCTGGTCCGGCTGGTCACCGCGCTCGACGCCGAGGAGGGCGACTCGGTCCTCGTCGTCGGCGCGGGGGTCGGCTACTCGGTCGCGATGCTCGCAGAGATCGCCGGCGCGCGCCGCGTCCACGCGGTCGACATCGACCGCGCCGCCGTCCACGCCGCGCGGTCGAACCTCGACGCGGCCGGCTACGGGGCGGTCCTCGTCGACCGCGCGGACGGCGCCGACGGGCTCCCCGCGTACGCACCCTACGACCGGATCCTCCTCGAAACCGCCGTCGTCGAGCCGCCGCGCTCCCTCCGAGAACAGCTAGCGTCCGGCGGCCGGATCGTCTATCCGCGCGGCGCGGGCGTTCAGACGGTCGCGGCGATCGAGCCGTCCCCCGCCGACTCCGCTCCGGACGAAGACCCGGCGCCGGCGGGGTTCGAGACGGTCGAGACGCACGGGCCGGCGCGGCTCCAGCCGATGCTCGTCGACGGCGAGCAGCCCGGGGCGGAACGGAACCGGACCCGTCGGGAGGACGCCGAACGCGCCGAACGCGGGCGTCAGCGTCGGCACGGCTGGGAGCAGGACTGGATCGACTGGGACAAGCGGCTCTGA
- the pcm gene encoding protein-L-isoaspartate O-methyltransferase, with protein sequence MSDADHAAVRRELVNALRDRLDASERTLSAIGAVPRHEFVPEPQRASAYADRPLPIGHDQTVSAPHMVAMMTDLLEIERGDRVFEVGTGCGYHAAVVAEVVGPGNVFSAERVPELAADARERLDRLGYDVTVAAGDGREAFADEAPFDAAYLTCAAPESVPDAIVDRVRTGGRVVAPVREDGRQRLVRLTVREDGIDREDHGGVRFVPMR encoded by the coding sequence ATGAGCGACGCCGACCACGCGGCCGTCAGGCGCGAGCTGGTGAACGCGCTCCGCGATCGCCTCGACGCGAGCGAGCGGACGCTGTCGGCGATCGGCGCCGTCCCGCGCCACGAGTTCGTCCCGGAACCGCAGCGCGCGTCGGCGTACGCCGACCGACCGCTCCCGATCGGCCACGATCAGACCGTCAGCGCGCCGCACATGGTCGCGATGATGACCGACCTGCTCGAAATCGAGCGCGGCGACCGCGTGTTCGAGGTGGGAACCGGCTGCGGCTACCACGCCGCCGTCGTCGCCGAGGTCGTCGGTCCGGGGAACGTGTTCTCGGCCGAGCGCGTCCCGGAACTGGCCGCCGACGCCCGCGAACGACTCGATCGCCTCGGCTACGACGTGACAGTCGCGGCCGGGGACGGCCGCGAGGCGTTCGCCGACGAGGCGCCGTTCGACGCGGCGTACCTCACCTGCGCAGCGCCCGAGTCGGTCCCGGACGCGATCGTCGACCGCGTCCGGACGGGCGGTCGCGTCGTCGCTCCCGTCCGCGAGGACGGCCGCCAACGCCTCGTCCGGCTCACCGTCCGCGAGGACGGTATCGACCGGGAGGACCACGGCGGCGTGCGGTTCGTCCCGATGCGGTAA
- the hsp14 gene encoding archaeal heat shock protein Hsp14, which produces MNTTNPFDEIEQFLGRTPFAGERAWGRDLRTADVDVAEYDDEFVVTADLPGFDRDGIDVRVDDDRLTIAAERDAEREDADRRYLRRERRHESVTRTIDLPATARTGDASATYRNGVLTVTVPLDAVDADEGHRIDVN; this is translated from the coding sequence ATGAACACGACGAATCCCTTCGACGAGATCGAGCAGTTCCTCGGCCGCACCCCCTTCGCGGGCGAGCGGGCTTGGGGCCGCGACCTCCGGACCGCCGACGTCGACGTCGCCGAGTACGACGACGAGTTCGTCGTCACCGCCGACCTGCCGGGGTTCGACCGCGACGGAATCGACGTCCGCGTCGACGACGACCGGCTCACGATCGCGGCCGAGCGCGACGCGGAGCGCGAGGACGCCGACCGGCGGTACCTCCGACGCGAGCGGCGCCACGAGTCCGTCACCCGCACTATCGACCTCCCTGCGACCGCCCGCACCGGAGACGCGTCCGCGACGTACCGGAACGGCGTGCTCACCGTGACGGTCCCGCTCGACGCCGTCGACGCCGACGAGGGACACCGGATCGACGTGAACTAA
- a CDS encoding Hsp20/alpha crystallin family protein, whose protein sequence is MTRRDPFDEIEDLLERMGREFEELGGTLEGSGPDVPRFPGARDVDVDVIEDDEAVTVVADLPGFDADDVDVEFRDDALVITGSREESSEFDVADAGDDGDDNEADADAAADAADGAHEDDEVRYHRRERRLRSVSRRVPIPEPVEADAATASFDAGVLTVTLPKRSPDDDRGHTIDVS, encoded by the coding sequence ATGACCCGACGCGATCCCTTCGACGAGATCGAGGACCTGCTCGAACGGATGGGCCGTGAGTTCGAGGAGCTCGGCGGCACGCTGGAGGGGAGCGGTCCCGACGTCCCGCGCTTCCCCGGCGCCCGCGACGTCGACGTCGACGTGATCGAGGACGACGAGGCAGTCACGGTCGTCGCCGATCTCCCCGGGTTCGACGCCGACGACGTCGACGTCGAGTTCCGCGACGACGCGCTCGTAATCACCGGCTCCCGCGAGGAGTCGAGCGAGTTCGACGTCGCGGACGCGGGCGACGACGGCGACGACAACGAGGCCGACGCGGACGCCGCGGCCGACGCCGCCGACGGCGCACACGAGGACGACGAGGTCCGCTACCACCGGCGCGAACGCCGCCTCCGGTCCGTCTCCCGACGGGTCCCGATCCCGGAACCGGTCGAGGCCGACGCGGCGACGGCTTCGTTCGACGCCGGCGTGCTCACCGTCACGCTCCCCAAGCGCTCGCCCGACGACGACCGCGGACACACGATCGACGTCAGCTGA
- a CDS encoding cryptochrome/photolyase family protein encodes MRLFWHRGDARTRDNAGLAAAAREGEGAVVPAFVYDSDLLATVGARQRAFFLRHVKRLEERYRELGSDLIVRAGDPDEVLVDLADEYDAEAVYYDEHYRPARRNRQRAVEEALAGAGVETDSRTDLVLVDPGRLEERYPNHSQFHDDWEAVPKRGPYAEPEPDDLADVRDGKTVPEPDADIDLPDAGYEAARERFDGFLEGGIASYNDTRDDLARAVEAPTRAVSRMSPYLATGAIGIRELWAGAGDAYDAATGGERRNVDKYRYELSWREQMYHLLYYNPDLAVSNYKSFPNEIAWRESDAEFEAWARGETGYPLVDAGMRQLNTEGYIHNRPRQVVASFLTKHLLIDWRRGARYFTKQLIDHDYASNHGAWQWTASTGTDSVDVRIFDPVSQMSKYDADARFVKAYVPELADVPADKVVDWPTLSRAEREELAPDYPNPIVDRNEGYERAQRVFEEALGKR; translated from the coding sequence ATGCGCCTGTTCTGGCACCGAGGCGACGCGCGGACGCGGGACAACGCCGGCCTCGCGGCCGCGGCTCGGGAGGGAGAGGGAGCAGTGGTCCCAGCGTTCGTCTACGATTCCGACCTGCTCGCGACCGTCGGCGCGCGTCAGCGCGCCTTCTTCCTCCGACACGTGAAGCGACTGGAAGAGCGGTACCGCGAACTCGGGAGCGACCTGATCGTCCGCGCGGGCGACCCGGACGAGGTCCTCGTCGATCTCGCCGACGAGTACGACGCCGAGGCGGTGTACTACGACGAGCACTACCGGCCGGCGCGCCGGAATCGACAGCGTGCGGTCGAGGAGGCGCTCGCCGGCGCGGGCGTCGAGACGGACTCGCGGACCGACCTCGTGCTGGTGGACCCCGGGCGGTTAGAGGAGCGCTACCCGAACCACAGCCAGTTCCACGACGACTGGGAGGCGGTGCCGAAGCGCGGACCGTACGCCGAGCCGGAGCCCGACGACCTCGCCGACGTGCGCGACGGGAAGACGGTCCCCGAACCCGACGCCGACATCGACCTCCCGGACGCGGGGTACGAGGCCGCCCGCGAGCGGTTCGACGGCTTCCTCGAAGGAGGGATCGCCTCGTACAACGACACTCGCGACGACCTCGCGCGGGCCGTGGAGGCGCCGACTCGCGCGGTCTCGCGGATGTCGCCGTACCTCGCGACGGGCGCGATCGGAATCCGAGAACTGTGGGCGGGCGCAGGCGACGCGTACGACGCCGCGACCGGCGGCGAGCGCCGCAACGTCGATAAGTACCGGTACGAGCTGTCGTGGCGCGAGCAGATGTACCACCTGCTGTACTACAACCCCGACCTCGCCGTCTCGAACTACAAGTCGTTCCCCAACGAGATCGCGTGGCGAGAGTCGGACGCGGAGTTCGAGGCGTGGGCGCGCGGCGAGACCGGCTACCCGCTCGTCGACGCCGGGATGCGACAGCTGAACACGGAGGGATATATTCACAACCGGCCGCGGCAGGTAGTCGCGAGCTTCCTCACGAAACACCTCCTGATCGACTGGCGGCGCGGGGCGCGCTACTTCACCAAGCAGCTGATCGACCACGACTACGCCTCGAACCACGGCGCGTGGCAGTGGACGGCCTCGACCGGCACCGACTCCGTCGACGTGCGCATCTTCGATCCGGTGAGCCAGATGAGCAAGTACGACGCGGACGCGCGCTTCGTGAAGGCGTACGTCCCGGAGCTCGCGGACGTGCCGGCAGACAAGGTCGTCGACTGGCCGACCCTCTCGCGGGCGGAGCGCGAGGAGCTGGCGCCCGACTACCCGAACCCGATCGTCGACCGGAACGAGGGGTACGAGCGCGCCCAGCGCGTCTTCGAGGAGGCGCTCGGGAAGCGCTGA
- the ilvA gene encoding threonine ammonia-lyase, producing MSPVTIDDVEAAAERLAGTDIVQRTPVERSRSLSERCGADVRLKMEHLQRTGSFKTRGAYNAISRAVAGSGAGTDEPAIERVVAASAGNHAQGVALAAADAGIDATIVMPESAPAAKIEATRAYGAEVVLRGSAFPEAMEHARTLTDEPGTRFVHAFDDPDVVAGQGTLGLEVIDQVPDADAVLVPVGGGGLAGGVATAVKARSPETRVVGVQTEGASTLSESLAAGELVTREEPDTIADGIATGGLSDLTFELLDEHLDETVVVSDDDVASAILLLLERAKQMVEGAGATAAAALLNDDAVDELDLAGETVVPLLCGGNIDVTTLKEVVTHALVDRDQLIELSVRIDDTPGTMGEIATLIGGERANIRTVRHERSRPDLPVGDADLVFEVETNGPAHVDRVLSAVREAGYEVEWTTREE from the coding sequence ATGTCCCCCGTCACGATCGACGACGTCGAGGCCGCCGCCGAGCGGCTCGCCGGCACCGACATCGTCCAGCGAACGCCCGTCGAGCGGAGCCGGTCGCTGAGCGAGCGGTGCGGCGCCGACGTGCGCCTCAAGATGGAGCACCTCCAGCGCACCGGCTCGTTCAAGACGCGCGGCGCGTACAACGCGATCTCGCGGGCGGTCGCCGGCTCGGGTGCGGGGACCGACGAGCCCGCGATCGAGCGCGTCGTGGCCGCGAGCGCGGGCAACCACGCGCAGGGGGTGGCGCTGGCGGCCGCCGACGCCGGGATCGACGCGACGATCGTGATGCCGGAGTCGGCGCCCGCGGCGAAGATCGAGGCGACGCGCGCGTACGGCGCCGAGGTCGTCCTCCGCGGGAGCGCGTTCCCCGAGGCGATGGAACACGCCCGGACGCTGACCGACGAGCCCGGGACGCGGTTCGTCCACGCGTTCGACGACCCGGACGTGGTCGCCGGGCAGGGGACGCTCGGCTTGGAGGTGATAGATCAGGTGCCCGACGCCGACGCGGTCCTCGTCCCCGTGGGCGGCGGGGGGCTCGCGGGGGGCGTTGCGACCGCGGTGAAGGCGCGCTCGCCCGAGACGCGGGTGGTGGGCGTCCAGACCGAAGGGGCGTCGACGCTCTCGGAGAGCCTCGCGGCCGGCGAGCTGGTGACCCGCGAGGAGCCCGACACGATCGCGGACGGCATCGCAACCGGCGGGCTGAGCGACCTCACCTTCGAGCTGCTGGACGAACATCTCGACGAGACCGTCGTCGTGAGCGACGACGACGTGGCGAGCGCGATCCTGCTCCTCTTAGAGCGCGCGAAGCAGATGGTCGAGGGCGCGGGCGCGACCGCCGCGGCCGCCCTCTTAAATGACGACGCGGTCGACGAGCTCGACCTCGCCGGCGAGACGGTCGTCCCCCTCCTCTGCGGGGGCAACATCGACGTGACGACGCTGAAGGAGGTCGTGACGCACGCGCTCGTCGACCGCGACCAGCTGATCGAGCTCTCCGTCCGCATCGACGACACGCCCGGGACGATGGGCGAGATAGCCACCCTGATCGGCGGCGAGCGCGCGAACATCCGGACGGTGCGCCACGAGCGCAGCCGCCCGGACCTGCCGGTGGGCGACGCCGACCTCGTGTTCGAGGTGGAGACGAACGGCCCGGCCCACGTCGACCGCGTCCTGTCGGCGGTGCGCGAGGCAGGGTACGAGGTCGAGTGGACGACGCGAGAGGAGTGA